From Streptomyces qinzhouensis, one genomic window encodes:
- a CDS encoding DUF5134 domain-containing protein, with translation MHGPALSGWLLAALSAATGAYCLARMRSCSGGVRRAAGGEALMGFGMAAMAVPAAALDPPLWAWTAGAGVFGGAALLSLAAARHGGHHLHHAVGSLAMVYMAVLMADPSGGGHSGHAPSPSGIPLLTGALFAYYAVYVLRSGTRLAPSGGAGPGPASGPTPELVPACRLVMGLGMLAMLLAL, from the coding sequence GTGCACGGACCGGCGCTGTCCGGCTGGCTGCTCGCCGCGCTGTCGGCGGCGACCGGCGCGTACTGCCTGGCCCGGATGCGGTCCTGCTCCGGGGGCGTCCGCCGGGCGGCGGGCGGCGAGGCCCTGATGGGGTTCGGAATGGCGGCCATGGCGGTGCCCGCCGCCGCCCTGGACCCCCCGCTCTGGGCGTGGACGGCGGGGGCCGGGGTCTTCGGCGGAGCGGCACTGCTGTCGCTGGCGGCGGCCCGGCACGGCGGCCACCACCTCCATCACGCCGTGGGCTCGCTGGCGATGGTCTATATGGCGGTCCTGATGGCGGACCCGTCCGGCGGGGGCCACTCCGGGCACGCCCCGTCCCCGTCCGGCATTCCCCTGCTGACCGGCGCCCTCTTCGCGTACTACGCGGTGTACGTGCTCCGCTCCGGCACCCGGCTCGCCCCCTCCGGCGGCGCCGGGCCCGGTCCGGCGAGCGGGCCGACACCGGAACTGGTTCCGGCCTGCCGGCTGGTGATGGGCCTCGGGATGCTGGCGATGCTGCTCGCCCTGTGA
- a CDS encoding FAD-dependent oxidoreductase yields MLRVAVVGSGPSGVYTAQGLVQQTRVPGVRVHVLDRLPCPYGLVRYGVAPDHEKIKSLQNNLRDVLTDERITFVGNVAAGAPGPAPAQLLELYHAVVYCVGASRDRSLGIPGEELPGSHSATDFVSWYSAHPDAPEADFTGPALTARSAVVIGVGNVAVDVARILARGADELRPTDVPQGALGVLAGSAVRDVHMVGRRGPSQARFTTKELRELGSLPSAAVVVDPAELALDPVYGSAAAAAALPVVRRRNLEVLRGWAADGAREAERRIRLRFFLRPVELLERGGRVAAVRFERTAPDGDGGVRGTGSYEDVPAQLVLRAVGYRGEPLPGLPFDDRAGTVPHTAGRVLRDGLPSPGEYVAGWIKRGPTGVIGTNRPCARETVESLLADAPELAGRPVADDPVARLRAAGHRPVPWPGWLAIEAAEAALGASLGRRTVKIPDWDGLLAAAHGPV; encoded by the coding sequence GTGCTTCGAGTCGCCGTCGTCGGATCGGGCCCCAGCGGGGTCTACACCGCGCAGGGGCTGGTCCAGCAGACCCGGGTGCCCGGAGTCCGGGTACACGTCCTGGACCGGCTGCCCTGCCCCTACGGACTGGTGCGGTACGGGGTCGCCCCCGACCACGAGAAGATCAAGTCGCTGCAGAACAACCTCCGGGACGTCCTCACGGACGAGCGGATCACCTTCGTCGGGAATGTGGCGGCCGGGGCGCCGGGCCCGGCCCCCGCGCAGCTGCTGGAGCTCTACCACGCCGTCGTGTACTGCGTCGGCGCGTCCCGGGACCGCAGTCTCGGCATCCCCGGCGAGGAGCTGCCCGGCAGTCACTCGGCGACCGACTTCGTCTCCTGGTACAGCGCCCACCCGGACGCCCCGGAAGCCGACTTCACCGGCCCGGCGCTCACCGCCCGCAGCGCCGTCGTGATCGGGGTCGGCAATGTGGCCGTCGACGTGGCCCGGATCCTGGCCCGGGGCGCCGACGAGCTGCGCCCCACCGATGTGCCGCAGGGCGCGCTCGGCGTCCTCGCCGGCAGCGCGGTCCGCGATGTGCACATGGTGGGCAGGCGCGGACCGTCGCAGGCCCGGTTCACCACCAAGGAGCTGCGAGAACTGGGCTCACTGCCGTCGGCGGCGGTGGTTGTCGACCCGGCGGAGCTGGCACTGGATCCCGTGTACGGCTCCGCGGCCGCCGCAGCCGCGCTCCCCGTGGTCCGGCGGCGCAATCTGGAGGTGCTGCGCGGCTGGGCCGCGGACGGGGCCCGGGAGGCGGAGCGGCGGATCAGGCTGCGGTTCTTCCTGCGCCCTGTGGAGCTGCTGGAGCGGGGCGGCCGGGTCGCCGCCGTACGATTCGAGCGGACCGCCCCGGACGGCGACGGCGGGGTCCGGGGCACCGGGAGCTACGAGGACGTGCCCGCACAGTTGGTGCTGCGGGCGGTGGGCTACCGGGGCGAGCCACTGCCGGGGCTGCCCTTCGACGACCGCGCGGGCACGGTCCCGCACACCGCGGGACGGGTGCTGCGGGACGGGCTGCCGTCACCGGGCGAGTATGTGGCGGGGTGGATCAAACGCGGTCCGACGGGTGTGATCGGCACCAATCGGCCGTGTGCCCGGGAGACCGTGGAGTCCCTGCTCGCGGACGCTCCCGAACTGGCCGGACGGCCCGTGGCGGACGATCCGGTGGCCCGGCTGCGGGCGGCCGGCCACCGGCCGGTGCCGTGGCCCGGCTGGCTCGCCATCGAAGCGGCCGAGGCCGCGCTGGGCGCTTCGCTGGGGCGGCGGACGGTGAAGATCCCCGACTGGGACGGACTGCTGGCGGCGGCGCACGGGCCGGTCTGA
- a CDS encoding SDR family oxidoreductase, whose amino-acid sequence MKNSNGPLEGAVVAVAGAAGPAGRAALLRLAEAGATVVGADADPERLAAAVDAARYAHGGATVTGDTVDLLDLDATREWADKTEKEFGRIDGLVHLVGGWRGSPSFAETNLSDWDLLEKLLIRTVQHTSLAFHDGLLRSDRGRYLLISAAGASAPTAGNAAYAASKAAAEAWTLALADAFRKAGGEAGPGTAAAILVVKALVHDAMRAERPNAKFAGFTDVSELADAIAGVWDRPAGELNGQRLWMTPRP is encoded by the coding sequence ATGAAGAACTCCAACGGCCCGCTGGAAGGGGCCGTCGTCGCGGTCGCCGGCGCGGCGGGCCCCGCCGGGCGCGCCGCCCTGCTCCGCCTCGCCGAGGCGGGTGCCACCGTCGTCGGCGCCGACGCCGACCCCGAGCGGCTCGCCGCCGCCGTCGACGCCGCCCGCTACGCCCACGGCGGCGCCACCGTCACCGGCGACACCGTCGACCTGCTCGACCTCGACGCCACCCGCGAATGGGCCGACAAGACCGAGAAGGAGTTCGGCCGGATCGACGGTCTGGTACACCTCGTCGGCGGCTGGCGCGGCAGCCCCTCCTTCGCCGAGACCAACCTCTCCGACTGGGATCTGCTGGAGAAGTTGCTGATCCGTACCGTCCAGCACACCTCCCTCGCCTTCCACGACGGGCTGCTCCGCAGCGACCGCGGCCGCTATCTGCTGATCAGCGCCGCCGGGGCGAGCGCCCCCACCGCGGGCAACGCCGCCTACGCGGCCTCCAAGGCGGCCGCCGAGGCCTGGACGCTCGCCCTGGCCGACGCCTTCCGCAAGGCGGGGGGCGAAGCCGGCCCCGGGACGGCGGCTGCGATCCTGGTGGTCAAGGCTCTGGTGCACGACGCCATGCGCGCCGAGCGCCCGAACGCGAAGTTCGCGGGCTTCACGGACGTCTCGGAACTGGCCGACGCCATCGCCGGAGTCTGGGACCGGCCCGCCGGTGAACTGAATGGACAGCGCCTGTGGATGACGCCCCGCCCGTGA
- a CDS encoding DUF6421 family protein, whose amino-acid sequence MTEILVQDAAAAVGSTAERVVDHPAWSRLKSAVEEIRPWQSKDGSIDFDAEGAPARADAEVAVERIAGAVAELSPLLPHDADYHRALTADLRKWSDDAFGVPDFLDSLLAFQPAAHRADGLQHLVVFPMYTQNGNPDRNLEAVVLRMVWPEWLAELERTRYDNPLFCGITFEDFTAGYDTNSAVLFPETIAVREAPERFTWGGIFCDREAARFRAVTNEAVSVLGLDLPDDIRAMVEDQQRCQEAFVLWDLVHDRTHSHGDLPFDPFMIKQRQPFWMYGLEELRCDLTAFKEAVRLEADGFPQGRDVQFAVLFDRMFRFPVTGDRVRNYDGLGGQLLFAYLHQHDVLRWTDNTLKIDWDRAPQITNQLCAEIEKLYRDGIDRPKLVHWFAAYELVSTYLAPHPGSRWAKGPDALDLSQPPRKLVDDVLPDEFPLSMFYEALSKKLKRVIATTKGITANGPVADGTASGAAA is encoded by the coding sequence ATGACGGAAATTCTTGTGCAGGATGCTGCAGCGGCGGTCGGATCCACCGCCGAGCGGGTGGTCGACCACCCGGCCTGGTCCCGGCTCAAGAGCGCCGTCGAGGAAATCCGCCCCTGGCAGTCGAAGGACGGTTCCATAGACTTCGACGCCGAGGGCGCCCCCGCCCGGGCCGATGCCGAGGTCGCCGTGGAGCGGATCGCCGGCGCCGTCGCGGAGCTGTCCCCGCTGCTGCCGCACGACGCCGACTACCACCGGGCGCTCACCGCGGACCTCCGCAAATGGTCCGACGACGCCTTCGGCGTCCCGGACTTCCTCGACTCCCTGCTGGCCTTCCAGCCCGCCGCGCACCGCGCCGACGGCCTCCAGCACCTCGTGGTCTTCCCCATGTACACCCAGAACGGCAACCCGGACCGCAATCTGGAGGCCGTCGTCCTGCGCATGGTGTGGCCCGAGTGGCTCGCCGAGCTGGAGCGCACCCGCTACGACAACCCGCTGTTCTGCGGCATCACCTTCGAGGACTTCACCGCGGGGTACGACACCAACTCCGCCGTCCTCTTCCCCGAGACCATCGCCGTCCGGGAGGCCCCGGAGCGCTTCACCTGGGGCGGCATCTTCTGCGACCGCGAGGCCGCCCGCTTCCGCGCGGTGACCAACGAGGCCGTCTCCGTCCTCGGCCTCGATCTGCCCGACGACATCCGGGCCATGGTCGAGGACCAGCAGCGCTGCCAGGAGGCCTTCGTCCTGTGGGACCTGGTCCACGACCGCACCCACAGCCACGGCGACCTGCCGTTCGACCCCTTCATGATCAAGCAGCGCCAGCCGTTCTGGATGTACGGCCTGGAGGAGCTCCGCTGCGACCTCACCGCCTTCAAGGAGGCCGTGCGACTGGAGGCCGACGGCTTCCCGCAGGGCCGCGATGTGCAGTTCGCCGTGCTGTTCGACCGGATGTTCCGCTTCCCCGTCACCGGTGATCGCGTCCGCAACTACGACGGACTGGGCGGCCAGCTCCTCTTCGCCTACCTCCACCAGCACGATGTGCTCCGCTGGACCGACAACACCCTGAAGATCGACTGGGACCGGGCGCCGCAGATCACCAACCAGCTCTGCGCCGAGATCGAGAAGCTCTACCGCGACGGTATCGACCGCCCCAAGCTCGTCCACTGGTTCGCCGCGTACGAACTGGTCTCCACCTATCTCGCCCCGCACCCGGGCTCCCGCTGGGCCAAGGGCCCCGACGCCCTCGACCTGTCCCAGCCGCCGCGTAAGCTCGTCGACGACGTGCTTCCGGACGAATTTCCGCTCAGCATGTTCTATGAGGCGCTGTCCAAGAAGCTCAAGCGGGTGATCGCCACCACCAAGGGGATCACCGCGAACGGCCCGGTGGCCGACGGCACCGCGTCCGGGGCAGCCGCGTGA
- a CDS encoding M56 family metallopeptidase, producing the protein MLVSLVLLLLGALAAVLAPRLVARAHWSEREPIVALWVWQCVVAAVLLSFALSMTFSAAAAWQLVRGHVFAPAPQDVVEAYALGVDGPWAAGLAVVLACGGLWSAAMLTREIRAARAQRRQRRRELLVRAPLMPGEETEGERLVVLEGDRPDAWWLPGSAPQLVITTAALRRLEGRQLDAVLAHEQGHARARHDWLLHVSGALAAGFPQVPVFAAFRDEMHRLVELSADDMASKRFGRLTIALALVELNEERGVFGPCPPHHHQLPQRVDRLLTAAPRLAPVHRLKLTAAAALVPVVPVLVAFVPALRAIG; encoded by the coding sequence ATGCTGGTCTCCCTGGTGCTGCTGTTGCTCGGCGCGCTGGCCGCTGTTCTGGCGCCCAGACTGGTGGCGAGGGCCCACTGGTCGGAGCGAGAACCGATCGTCGCCCTCTGGGTCTGGCAGTGCGTGGTGGCCGCGGTGCTGCTGTCGTTCGCGCTGTCGATGACCTTCAGCGCTGCCGCCGCCTGGCAGCTCGTCAGAGGACATGTCTTCGCCCCCGCGCCGCAGGATGTGGTGGAGGCGTACGCGCTGGGGGTCGACGGGCCGTGGGCGGCCGGACTCGCGGTGGTACTGGCCTGCGGCGGCCTCTGGTCGGCCGCGATGCTGACCCGGGAGATCCGCGCCGCCCGGGCGCAGCGCCGGCAGCGCCGCCGCGAACTGCTGGTACGGGCTCCGCTGATGCCGGGCGAGGAGACCGAAGGCGAGCGGCTGGTGGTCCTGGAGGGCGACCGCCCCGACGCCTGGTGGCTGCCCGGATCGGCACCCCAACTGGTCATCACCACCGCCGCGTTGCGTCGGCTCGAGGGCCGTCAGCTCGATGCCGTACTGGCACATGAGCAGGGGCACGCCCGGGCCCGGCACGACTGGCTGCTGCATGTGTCGGGGGCGCTGGCCGCCGGATTCCCCCAGGTGCCGGTGTTCGCCGCGTTCCGTGACGAGATGCACCGGCTGGTGGAGCTGTCCGCCGACGATATGGCCTCCAAGCGGTTCGGCAGGCTGACGATCGCGCTGGCCCTGGTCGAACTCAACGAGGAGCGCGGGGTGTTCGGTCCCTGTCCCCCGCATCACCACCAGCTCCCGCAGCGGGTCGACCGGCTGCTGACGGCGGCCCCCCGGCTCGCTCCGGTGCACCGGCTGAAGCTGACGGCCGCCGCCGCTCTGGTACCGGTGGTCCCCGTCCTGGTGGCCTTCGTCCCCGCGCTGCGCGCCATCGGCTGA
- a CDS encoding GNAT family N-acetyltransferase encodes MSTAPPRPSGDLTYRDATDADVPALVVLVQSAYRGDGGERGWTTESHLIGGRRIDEAGIRAVMTADDSRMIAVTGDGGEVVACFQLERRGDRAYFGLFAVRPGLQGNGLGRRVITEAEQLAAEGWGTTVMEMTVISVREDLIAWYERRGYRRTGSLSPFPYGSERHGRPKRDDLVFEQLVKNLV; translated from the coding sequence ATGAGTACCGCACCACCCCGCCCCTCGGGCGATCTGACCTACCGCGACGCCACCGATGCCGATGTTCCGGCCCTGGTCGTACTGGTCCAGTCCGCCTACCGCGGCGACGGGGGCGAACGGGGCTGGACCACCGAGTCCCATCTCATCGGCGGGCGGCGGATCGACGAGGCCGGCATCCGGGCCGTGATGACGGCCGACGACAGCCGGATGATCGCCGTGACCGGTGACGGCGGCGAGGTCGTCGCCTGCTTCCAGCTCGAACGGCGCGGCGACCGGGCCTACTTCGGTCTGTTCGCGGTCCGCCCGGGGCTCCAGGGCAACGGCCTGGGCCGCCGGGTGATCACCGAGGCCGAGCAGCTGGCGGCCGAGGGCTGGGGCACGACCGTGATGGAGATGACGGTGATCTCCGTACGCGAGGATCTGATCGCCTGGTACGAGCGCCGGGGCTACCGCCGTACGGGCAGCCTTTCGCCGTTCCCGTACGGCAGCGAGCGCCACGGCCGCCCCAAGCGCGACGACCTGGTCTTCGAGCAGCTCGTCAAGAACCTGGTGTGA
- a CDS encoding TetR/AcrR family transcriptional regulator produces MSPRSPSVNEELRRRSRERLLEATVELVGERGYETTTLADIADRAGSARGLVSYYFPGKRQLFQSAVHRLMHRTLEAALLREPRTEDGRELLARAIDAVIGLAVHRPVLMRAHMSGVLQAEGFVQCPEQQRLAALLSGAVERYGSTAVGVDYPLLRAQLMGAVFAIVLPGAPMPPELLRSELFQRYGLEWELGVPPEARQPRRDTP; encoded by the coding sequence ATGAGCCCGCGGAGCCCGTCGGTCAATGAAGAGCTGCGCCGGCGCTCGCGCGAAAGGCTGCTGGAGGCCACGGTCGAACTGGTCGGCGAACGGGGTTACGAGACCACGACCCTGGCGGACATCGCGGACCGGGCCGGTTCGGCGCGCGGTCTGGTCTCGTACTACTTCCCGGGCAAACGCCAGTTGTTCCAGTCTGCGGTGCACCGGCTGATGCACCGGACGCTGGAGGCGGCGCTGCTGCGCGAACCGCGTACGGAGGACGGCCGGGAGCTGCTGGCGCGGGCGATCGACGCCGTCATCGGGCTGGCCGTGCACCGTCCCGTACTGATGCGGGCGCATATGTCGGGGGTGCTCCAGGCGGAGGGTTTCGTCCAGTGCCCCGAGCAGCAGCGGCTCGCGGCGCTGCTGAGCGGTGCCGTGGAGCGGTACGGCTCGACGGCGGTCGGGGTCGACTACCCGTTGCTGCGGGCCCAGTTGATGGGTGCGGTCTTCGCGATCGTGCTGCCGGGCGCGCCGATGCCGCCCGAGCTGCTGCGGTCCGAGCTGTTCCAGCGCTACGGGCTGGAGTGGGAGCTCGGTGTCCCGCCGGAGGCTCGGCAGCCCCGGCGGGACACCCCCTGA
- a CDS encoding phosphatase PAP2 family protein: MPSPGSAPPGPSGTPGPPPEPARPPGERAAARTGLVLAALSAVLLWLVAASWSPLLSFDRSVANALHRRAVREPDLVHANRILTDWVWDPWTMRALIAVAVLWLWWRRERLLSLYIAAAVVLGTVIQQSLKAAVGRERPRWPDPVDSAHYAAFPSGHAMVAAVVCVLLLWLLRRHGVRGRAWTAAVTAAAVSVLGVGLTRLYLGVHWPSDVLGGWLMGTGWALLAVAAFPWVERRVRSRNGRPSSALDHGDGPAD; this comes from the coding sequence ATGCCTTCTCCCGGATCCGCACCCCCAGGCCCGTCCGGCACCCCCGGGCCCCCGCCCGAACCGGCGCGCCCGCCCGGCGAGCGCGCCGCCGCCCGGACGGGTCTCGTCCTCGCCGCCCTCTCGGCCGTCCTGCTGTGGCTGGTCGCCGCCTCCTGGTCACCGCTGCTCTCCTTTGACCGGTCGGTGGCGAACGCCCTGCACCGCAGGGCCGTACGAGAACCCGATCTGGTCCATGCCAACCGCATCCTGACGGACTGGGTCTGGGACCCCTGGACGATGCGGGCGCTGATCGCCGTGGCCGTGCTGTGGCTGTGGTGGCGCCGCGAGCGGCTACTGAGCCTGTACATCGCCGCGGCCGTCGTCCTGGGCACCGTGATCCAGCAGTCGCTGAAGGCCGCCGTCGGCCGGGAGCGCCCCCGCTGGCCCGATCCGGTCGACTCGGCGCACTACGCCGCCTTCCCGTCCGGCCATGCCATGGTCGCGGCCGTGGTCTGCGTTCTGCTGCTGTGGCTGCTGCGGCGGCACGGAGTACGGGGCCGGGCCTGGACGGCCGCGGTGACGGCGGCGGCGGTCTCGGTCCTCGGGGTCGGGCTGACCCGTCTCTATCTCGGGGTGCACTGGCCCAGTGACGTACTCGGCGGCTGGCTGATGGGGACCGGCTGGGCGCTGCTCGCCGTGGCGGCCTTCCCCTGGGTCGAGCGGCGCGTCCGGAGCCGTAACGGGCGCCCGTCCAGTGCCCTCGACCATGGTGACGGGCCAGCGGACTGA
- a CDS encoding LVIVD repeat-containing protein: MTLLHTTRVRRRRLGVAAAAAGLMAALLTAAPAAATPDPGDAPVQKEATNSQEAAARSAIQSGGIPGVDEIVRSANVEHLANIPKDTLKGTNSDIAFQGKYAYAGNYDGFRIFDISNPRSPKTVAQVLCPGSQNDISVSGNLLILSTDSSRSDNSCNSTSQSQTVKDSWEGIKVFDISDKRNPKYVAAVETACGSHTNTLVPDGRNLYVYVSSYSPNAAFPDCQPPHDGISIIKVPYKAPQQAKVVGFPVLFPGEGPDGGGNPGGPTNPGVSKTTGCHDITVLPSKDLAAGACMGDGIIFSIKNPEKPKVIDRVQDNVNFAFWHSATFNQDTDKVVFTDELGGGGSATCNAETGPNRGANGIYDLTGKGDKRKLVFRSYYKIPRHQAATENCVAHNGSIIPVKGRDIMVQSWYQGGVSFWDFTDSSKPKEIGYFERGPISVTDFIGGGTWSAYYYNGYVYSNDMVKGLDVLKINDRRTDPAKKIRLDELNVQTQPDYFDDDDDDDHDHDD, from the coding sequence GTGACCCTGTTGCACACCACACGAGTGCGGCGCAGACGTCTGGGCGTGGCGGCGGCCGCGGCCGGGCTGATGGCGGCCCTGCTGACGGCGGCACCCGCCGCCGCCACACCCGACCCCGGGGACGCCCCCGTGCAGAAGGAGGCCACGAACAGCCAGGAGGCCGCGGCCCGTTCCGCCATCCAGAGCGGCGGAATACCCGGCGTGGACGAGATAGTCCGCAGCGCCAACGTCGAGCATCTCGCGAACATACCCAAGGACACCCTCAAGGGTACGAACTCGGACATCGCGTTCCAGGGCAAGTACGCCTACGCCGGCAACTACGACGGTTTCCGGATCTTCGACATCTCCAACCCGAGGTCCCCGAAGACCGTCGCCCAGGTGCTCTGCCCGGGCAGCCAGAACGACATCTCCGTCTCCGGGAACCTGCTCATCCTGTCCACCGACTCCTCCCGCAGCGACAACTCGTGCAACAGCACGTCGCAGTCGCAGACGGTCAAGGACTCGTGGGAGGGCATCAAGGTCTTCGACATCAGCGACAAGCGCAACCCGAAGTACGTCGCCGCCGTCGAGACCGCCTGTGGTTCGCACACCAACACCCTGGTGCCGGACGGCCGCAACCTCTACGTTTACGTCTCCTCGTACTCGCCGAACGCGGCCTTCCCCGACTGCCAGCCGCCGCACGACGGCATCTCCATCATCAAGGTGCCCTACAAGGCGCCCCAGCAGGCGAAGGTCGTCGGTTTCCCGGTGCTCTTCCCCGGTGAGGGTCCCGACGGCGGCGGCAACCCCGGTGGTCCGACCAACCCGGGCGTCTCCAAGACGACCGGCTGCCACGACATCACCGTGCTCCCCTCGAAGGACCTCGCGGCCGGCGCCTGCATGGGCGACGGCATCATCTTCTCCATCAAGAACCCGGAGAAGCCGAAGGTCATCGACCGCGTCCAGGACAATGTGAACTTCGCGTTCTGGCACTCGGCCACCTTCAACCAGGACACGGACAAGGTCGTCTTCACCGACGAGCTCGGCGGCGGCGGCTCGGCCACCTGCAACGCGGAGACCGGCCCCAACCGCGGTGCCAACGGCATCTACGACCTCACCGGCAAGGGCGACAAGCGCAAGCTCGTCTTCCGCAGCTACTACAAGATTCCGCGCCACCAGGCCGCGACCGAGAACTGCGTCGCCCACAACGGGTCGATCATCCCGGTCAAGGGCCGCGACATCATGGTCCAGTCCTGGTACCAGGGCGGTGTCTCGTTCTGGGACTTCACCGACTCGTCGAAGCCGAAGGAGATCGGCTACTTCGAGCGCGGACCCATCTCGGTCACCGACTTCATCGGCGGCGGGACCTGGTCGGCGTACTACTACAACGGCTACGTCTACTCCAACGACATGGTCAAGGGCCTGGACGTCCTGAAGATCAACGACAGGCGGACGGACCCGGCGAAGAAGATCAGGCTGGACGAGCTCAACGTGCAGACCCAGCCCGACTACTTCGACGACGACGACGATGACGACCACGACCACGACGACTGA
- a CDS encoding DUF305 domain-containing protein, whose translation MFTHRPAAGFRRPVALVATALAAVLALTACESDGGGAESAKKSGTSGTATGSVVAPGKPGEPAKTLTPEQALKAVPDDSPNAADFAYTEMMVVHHTQALTMTSLVPGRAESAMVKGVADRIAAAQKPEIDAMNGWLKRFAAKRPKDSGGHDHGTMTMPGMATDAQLAQLRAAKGKAFDQLFLKLMITHHDGAVSMAADALSDGRNTLVQEMANDVISQQSAEIGRMRKM comes from the coding sequence GTGTTCACCCACCGCCCGGCCGCAGGCTTCCGCAGACCCGTCGCCCTGGTCGCGACCGCCCTGGCCGCCGTACTCGCCCTGACCGCCTGCGAGTCGGACGGCGGCGGCGCCGAATCGGCCAAGAAGTCCGGCACTTCGGGCACAGCGACCGGTTCCGTGGTGGCACCGGGCAAGCCGGGCGAACCGGCGAAGACCCTGACACCCGAGCAGGCCCTGAAGGCCGTGCCCGACGACAGCCCGAACGCCGCCGACTTCGCCTATACGGAAATGATGGTCGTGCACCACACCCAGGCGCTGACCATGACCTCCCTGGTGCCGGGGCGGGCCGAGTCCGCGATGGTCAAGGGTGTGGCGGACCGGATCGCGGCGGCCCAGAAGCCGGAGATCGATGCCATGAACGGCTGGCTGAAGCGGTTCGCGGCCAAACGCCCGAAGGACAGCGGCGGCCATGACCACGGCACCATGACGATGCCCGGAATGGCCACCGACGCCCAGTTGGCTCAGCTGCGGGCGGCGAAGGGGAAGGCCTTCGACCAGCTGTTCCTCAAGCTGATGATCACCCATCACGACGGCGCGGTGAGCATGGCCGCCGACGCCCTCTCGGACGGCCGGAACACCCTGGTCCAGGAGATGGCCAACGACGTCATCTCACAGCAGTCGGCCGAGATCGGGCGGATGCGCAAGATGTGA
- a CDS encoding glycerophosphodiester phosphodiesterase, protein MSFLTIGHRGVMGVAPENTLRSFIQAERSGMDAVELDLHLSKDGALVVMHDEDVDRTTDGSGPVAEKTLAELRELDAGGGERVPVFHEVVDAVRCPLQAEIKDIAAARALADVLLRRDLVRRVTVSSFHDDAVAEIAALVPGVRTVLIASRWGGDVVDRAKAVGAHWLALNIRRLTLETTERAHTEGLRVLGWVVNTQAQLRLARALELDGVTTDFPEIRRTGRFTA, encoded by the coding sequence TTGTCGTTCCTCACCATCGGTCATCGCGGGGTCATGGGCGTGGCGCCGGAGAACACCCTGCGCTCTTTCATCCAGGCGGAACGCTCCGGAATGGACGCCGTCGAACTGGATCTGCATCTGAGCAAGGACGGCGCGCTCGTCGTCATGCACGACGAGGACGTGGACCGCACGACCGACGGCAGCGGGCCCGTGGCCGAGAAGACCCTCGCCGAGCTGCGGGAGCTGGACGCGGGCGGCGGCGAGCGGGTGCCGGTCTTCCACGAGGTGGTGGACGCGGTGCGGTGCCCGCTCCAGGCCGAGATCAAGGACATCGCGGCGGCCCGCGCCCTCGCCGATGTACTGCTCCGCCGGGATCTGGTCCGCCGGGTCACGGTCTCCTCCTTCCACGACGACGCGGTCGCGGAGATCGCGGCCCTGGTCCCGGGGGTACGGACGGTACTGATCGCGAGCCGCTGGGGCGGGGACGTCGTCGACCGGGCGAAGGCGGTGGGGGCGCACTGGCTGGCCCTGAACATCCGGCGGCTGACGCTGGAGACCACGGAGCGGGCGCACACCGAGGGGCTGCGGGTGCTGGGCTGGGTGGTGAACACCCAAGCCCAGCTCAGGCTGGCCCGCGCGCTCGAACTCGACGGTGTGACCACCGACTTCCCCGAAATCCGGCGCACCGGCCGATTCACCGCGTAG
- a CDS encoding uracil-DNA glycosylase has protein sequence MNEIVEPGWAKALEPVADRIAAMGDFLRTEVAEGRTYLPAGAHVLRAFQQPFDDVRVLIVGQDPYPTPGHAVGLSFSVAPDVQPVPKSLDNIFWEMHKDLGHPRPSNGDLLPWAEQGVLLLNRSLTTAPRKPAAHRGKGWEEVTEQAIRALVDRGKPLVSILWGRDARNLRPLLGSLPAIESAHPSPMSADRGFFGSRPFSRANELLEQQGATPVEWQLP, from the coding sequence TTGAACGAAATTGTGGAACCGGGCTGGGCGAAGGCCCTGGAGCCGGTGGCAGACCGCATCGCCGCGATGGGGGACTTCCTGCGGACGGAGGTCGCCGAGGGCAGAACGTACCTCCCCGCGGGCGCTCATGTCCTGCGGGCCTTCCAGCAGCCCTTCGACGACGTACGCGTCCTGATCGTCGGTCAGGACCCCTATCCGACCCCGGGGCACGCGGTGGGGCTGAGTTTCTCCGTGGCCCCGGACGTCCAGCCCGTGCCGAAGAGCCTGGACAACATCTTCTGGGAGATGCACAAGGACCTGGGCCACCCGCGGCCGTCGAACGGCGATCTCCTGCCCTGGGCGGAACAGGGCGTGCTGCTGCTGAACCGGTCGCTGACCACCGCGCCCCGTAAACCGGCCGCCCATCGGGGGAAGGGCTGGGAGGAGGTCACCGAGCAGGCGATCCGGGCGCTGGTGGACCGGGGCAAGCCGCTGGTGTCGATCCTGTGGGGGCGTGACGCGCGCAATCTGCGCCCGCTGCTCGGCAGCCTTCCGGCCATCGAATCGGCGCATCCCTCCCCCATGTCGGCGGACCGCGGGTTCTTCGGTTCCCGGCCCTTCAGCCGGGCCAACGAACTGCTGGAGCAGCAGGGGGCGACGCCGGTCGAGTGGCAGCTGCCGTGA